A genomic region of Oncorhynchus mykiss isolate Arlee chromosome 4, USDA_OmykA_1.1, whole genome shotgun sequence contains the following coding sequences:
- the LOC118964420 gene encoding zinc finger protein 664-like produces the protein MSSLRFSPPATEDEVCWNEKGLWLNVVVKEEEDVAVKQVEGEAVTVKEEEKEVSVKEEEDAFRVKEEEDEKEEDGEMTVTCKKEETRFLVPVSQTHLKASNGSNDELSRKMVLRNRALINTRERRDYRGSSGEPQQPHDAEEAEKSLSKSEHLKKHLQRSTGKRTHCCSDCGKRFTSSSGIKIHQRIHTGEKSFSCTQCGMSFTTSSYLIVHQRTHTGEKPYSCDQCRKSFTTSSYLIVHQRTHTGEKPYSCGQCGKSFGQSSYLTVHQRIHTGEKPYSCGHCGKSFTDSSNLTLHQRTHTGEKPYSCGHCGKSFGQSSDLTVHKRTHTGEKPYSCDQCGKSFTASSNLTLHQRTHTGEKPYSCGHCGKSFGQSSDLTVHQRTHTGEKPYSCDQCGKSFGRSGQLTVHKRTHT, from the exons ATGAGCTCACTAAGGTTCTCTCCTCCTGCTACAGAAGATGAGGTCTGCTGGAATGAGAAAGGTCTTTGGTTGAACGTTgttgtgaaagaagaagaggatgtCGCAGtaaaacaagtagagggtgaggctgttacagtgaaagaagaagagaaagaagtttcagtgaaagaagaggaggacgcgttcagagtgaaagaggaggaggacgagaaagaggaggatggggagatgaCTGTCACATGCAAAAAGGAGGAAACTAGATTTCTGGTCCCTGTTTCTCAAACGCATCTTAAGGCATCCAATGGTTCTAATGATGAACTTAGCCGTAAGATGGTTTTGAGAAACCGGGccctgattaacacta gagagagacgtgactatcgtggatcctctggggagcctcaacaacctcatgatgctgaagaggcagagaagagtctctccaaatcagaacacctcaagaaacaccTGCAGAGATCCACAGGGAAGAgaactcactgctgctctgactgtgggaagagattcacctcctcatcaggcattaaaattcatcagaggatccacacaggagagaaatcttttagctgtactcaatgtgggatgagttttactacatctagctatctaattgtacaccagagaacacacacaggagagaaaccgtatagctgtgatcaatgtaggaagagttttactacatctagctatctaattgtacaccagagaacacacacaggagagaaaccttatagctgtggtcaatgtgggaagagttttggtcaaTCTAGCTATctgacagtgcaccagagaatacacacaggagaaaaacccTATAGCTGTGgtcactgtgggaagagttttactgaTTCTAGCAatctgactctacaccagagaactcacacaggagagaaaccttatagctgtggtcattgtgggaagagttttggtcaGTCTAGCGATCTGACAGTgcacaagagaacacacacaggagagaaaccttatagctgtgatcaatgtgggaagagttttactgcATCTAGCAatctgactctacaccagagaacgcacacaggagagaaaccgtatAGCTGTGGTcattgtgggaagagttttggtcaaTCTAGTGATctgacagtgcaccagagaacacacacaggagagaaaccttatagctgtgatcaatgtgggaagagttttggtcgATCTGGGCAGCTGACTGTacacaagagaacacacacatga